A genomic segment from Aegilops tauschii subsp. strangulata cultivar AL8/78 chromosome 1, Aet v6.0, whole genome shotgun sequence encodes:
- the LOC109787350 gene encoding uncharacterized protein, which translates to MTKRFAFEEKEMARMLLLVSREQAMPMPMPVAVPGDRAPERVFVCKTCDRVFPSFQALGGHRASHKKPRLDNGGDLKPKLHGCSVCGLEFAIGQALGGHMRRHRAMAAGGGGGGGVMAMTPPTAVIKKHGESGDDAVVGMKRGLWFDLNHPPCDEYGAGSESDDECGHDAAAAGYTFHQFLDTGTMAVGCV; encoded by the coding sequence ATGACGAAAAGATTTGCTTTCGAGGAGAAGGAGATGGCGCGCATGCTTCTGCTCGTTTCGCGCGAGCAGGCGATGCCCATGCCGATGCCGGTGGCGGTGCCCGGTGACCGCGCCCCGGAGCGGGTGTTCGTCTGCAAGACGTGCGACCGTGTGTTCCCGTCGTTCCAGGCTCTGGGCGGGCACCGGGCCAGCCACAAGAAGCCGCGGCTGGACAACGGCGGCGACCTCAAGCCTAAGCTGCACGGATGCTCCGTCTGCGGGCTGGAGTTCGCCATCGGCCAGGCGCTCGGTGGCCACATGCGGCGTCACCGTGCCATGGCCGcgggcggaggcggaggcggtggCGTCATGGCCATGACGCCACCGACAGCAGTGATCAAGAAGCACGGCGAAAGCGGCGACGACGCTGTTGTCGGCATGAAGCGCGGGCTGTGGTTCGACTTGAACCATCCACCTTGCGACGAGTACGGAGCCGGCAGTGAGAGCGACGACGAGTGCGGCCACGACGCAGCTGCTGCTGGGTACACTTTCCACCAGTTCCTGGATACCGGCACCATGGCGGTTGGCTGCGTCTAG